The following proteins are encoded in a genomic region of Candidatus Sulfotelmatobacter sp.:
- a CDS encoding aspartate aminotransferase family protein — MTQIDTNTSPYLATAFANDRAHVFHSWSAQGALNPTVIAGARGSRMWDDKGNTWLDFSSQLVNVNIGHQHPKLVAAIQEQAARLCTIAPFHANDMRSECARLIAELAPGDLDMVFFTNGGTEANENAVRLARGHTGRYKILSAYRSYHGATGTSIALTGDPRRWGNEPGVPGIVKFWGPYPYRSAFHSTTPAEECERALQHLAEVLMVEGPHTIAAIVLETVVGTNGVLVPPDGYLAGVRELCTKHGIVMIADEVMAGFGRCGEWFAVDRWKVTPDLICFAKGSNSGYVPIGGVIIKRAIADTYKDRVFPGGLTYSGHPLACASVVASIGIFKEERIVENARKIGADVIGPELQKIAAKHPSVGEVRGLGVFWAIELVKNRKTREPLVPFNASGADAKPMGEVMAACKANGVWPFAHFNRLQVTPPCVITPEEAREGLAGIDKALEVADRYSKG, encoded by the coding sequence ATGACCCAAATCGACACGAACACCTCGCCCTATCTGGCCACGGCCTTCGCCAACGATCGCGCGCACGTCTTCCACTCCTGGTCGGCCCAGGGAGCCCTCAACCCGACGGTCATCGCCGGCGCCCGCGGCTCCCGCATGTGGGACGACAAGGGCAACACCTGGCTCGACTTCTCGAGCCAGCTCGTCAACGTCAACATCGGGCACCAGCACCCGAAGCTGGTGGCGGCGATCCAGGAGCAGGCGGCGCGGCTGTGCACGATCGCGCCGTTCCACGCCAACGACATGCGCAGCGAATGCGCGCGCCTGATCGCCGAGCTCGCCCCGGGCGATCTCGACATGGTGTTTTTCACCAACGGCGGCACCGAGGCCAACGAAAACGCGGTGCGGCTGGCCCGCGGCCACACCGGCCGCTACAAGATTCTTTCGGCCTATCGCAGTTACCACGGCGCGACCGGCACTTCGATCGCCTTGACCGGCGACCCGCGCCGGTGGGGCAACGAGCCGGGTGTCCCCGGGATCGTCAAGTTCTGGGGCCCTTATCCTTATCGCTCGGCGTTCCATTCGACGACGCCAGCCGAGGAGTGCGAGCGCGCGCTCCAGCACCTCGCCGAGGTGCTGATGGTGGAAGGCCCGCACACGATCGCCGCGATCGTGCTCGAGACCGTCGTCGGCACCAACGGCGTGCTGGTGCCGCCCGACGGCTATCTCGCGGGCGTGCGCGAGCTGTGCACGAAGCATGGCATCGTGATGATCGCCGACGAGGTCATGGCGGGCTTCGGCCGCTGCGGCGAGTGGTTCGCGGTCGACCGGTGGAAGGTGACGCCCGACTTGATCTGCTTCGCCAAGGGCTCCAACTCGGGCTACGTCCCGATCGGCGGCGTGATCATCAAGCGCGCGATCGCCGACACCTACAAGGATCGCGTGTTCCCGGGCGGCCTCACCTACTCGGGCCATCCGCTGGCCTGCGCCTCGGTGGTCGCCAGCATCGGCATCTTCAAGGAAGAGCGGATCGTCGAGAACGCGCGCAAGATCGGCGCCGACGTGATCGGGCCCGAGCTGCAGAAGATCGCAGCGAAGCATCCGAGCGTCGGCGAGGTGCGCGGGCTCGGCGTCTTCTGGGCGATCGAGCTGGTGAAGAACCGCAAGACGCGCGAACCGCTGGTGCCCTTCAACGCGAGCGGCGCCGACGCCAAACCGATGGGCGAAGTGATGGCGGCCTGCAAGGCGAACGGCGTGTGGCCGTTCGCGCACTTCAACCGACTTCAGGTGACCCCGCCCTGCGTGATCACCCCGGAAGAAGCCCGCGAGGGACTCGCGGGAATCGACAAGGCCTTGGAGGTCGCCGACCGCTACTCTAAAGGATAG